A genomic segment from Danio aesculapii chromosome 17, fDanAes4.1, whole genome shotgun sequence encodes:
- the LOC130245061 gene encoding interleukin-17F-like: MNATMSSALNLRFLLVACVIGLVLISFGAEGASVKSVQKNKNSHQEADHAYRLILDTEFKASTNPIYPINNDSISPWTYMFTHNESLYPTSIAEAKCSLTGCLIDGVEVQDYESKPIYTQIMVLRRIRGEKPNYSFKLEYKTIAVGCTCVRPYVEQV; encoded by the exons ATGAATGCAACCATGTCATCAGCGTTAAACCTCCGCTTTCTCTTG GTGGCTTGCGTGATAGGGCTTGTTTTAATATCATTCGGTGCTGAGGGGGCTTCTGTAAAATCTGTTCAGAAGAATAAAAACAGCCACCAAGAAGCAGATCATGCATACCGGCTGATCTTGGACACCGAGTTTAAAGCCTCAACCAATCCCATCTATCCAATCAACAATGACTCCATCTCTCCATGGACCTACAT GTTTACACATAACGAGAGCCTGTATCCTACCAGCATTGCGGAGGCGAAGTGTTCACTGACCGGATGTCTGATAGACGGCGTTGAGGTCCAAGATTACGAGTCCAAACCCATTTACACGCAGATCATGGTCCTGAGGAGAATTCGAGGGGAAAAGCCCAACTATTCCTTTAAACTTGAGTATAAAACCATTGCAGTGGGATGCACCTGCGTTCGTCCTTATGTAGAACAGGTTTAA